One Candidatus Deferrimicrobium sp. DNA segment encodes these proteins:
- a CDS encoding alpha-ketoacid dehydrogenase subunit beta yields MAEVTLIKAVNDALATEMARDPSVCVLGEDVGRDGGVFRATEGLLRRFGPERVIDTPLNEGGILGMAIGMALNGLRPVAEIEFSDFIYPAFDQIVSEMAKMRYRSAGQFTAAVVVRAPSGGGIKGGHYHSQSPEAYFIHTAGLVVVMPSTPSDAKGLLASAIRGEDPVIFLEPKALYRTVKGEVPQGEHLVPIGKGRIVRGGADLTLVTWGAMVPVAEKAAAAAAKERVDVEIIDPRTLWPLDIGMIEASVNRTGRAVVLHEAPRTCGFGAEISALIHERCFLHMKAPVARVTGFDTPFPYALEKSYLPDPERTLRAIRASMAF; encoded by the coding sequence ATGGCCGAAGTGACGCTGATCAAGGCGGTCAACGACGCGCTCGCAACGGAGATGGCGCGGGACCCGTCGGTCTGCGTCCTCGGGGAGGACGTCGGCCGCGACGGCGGGGTCTTCCGGGCGACGGAAGGGTTGCTCCGCCGGTTCGGGCCGGAGCGGGTGATCGACACGCCGCTGAACGAGGGCGGAATTCTCGGCATGGCGATCGGGATGGCGTTGAACGGACTGCGCCCGGTCGCCGAGATCGAGTTCTCGGATTTCATCTACCCGGCCTTCGACCAGATCGTCTCGGAGATGGCCAAGATGAGGTACCGCTCCGCGGGGCAGTTCACGGCGGCGGTGGTCGTTCGGGCCCCATCGGGCGGGGGGATCAAGGGAGGCCACTACCACTCGCAGAGCCCGGAGGCGTACTTCATCCACACGGCGGGGCTGGTCGTGGTGATGCCGTCGACGCCGTCGGACGCCAAGGGCCTTCTCGCCTCCGCGATCCGCGGGGAAGACCCGGTGATCTTCCTCGAGCCGAAGGCGCTCTACCGGACGGTGAAGGGGGAGGTGCCGCAGGGGGAGCACCTCGTGCCGATCGGGAAGGGGCGGATTGTCCGGGGCGGAGCCGACCTGACGCTGGTGACGTGGGGTGCGATGGTGCCGGTCGCCGAGAAGGCGGCCGCGGCCGCGGCAAAGGAGAGGGTCGACGTCGAGATCATCGACCCGCGCACCCTGTGGCCGCTGGACATCGGGATGATCGAGGCGTCGGTGAACCGGACGGGCCGGGCCGTCGTCCTCCACGAGGCCCCCCGCACGTGCGGCTTCGGCGCGGAGATCTCCGCACTTATCCACGAACGGTGCTTCCTGCATATGAAGGCGCCCGTCGCGCGCGTGACGGGGTTCGACACCCCGTTCCCCTACGCCCTCGAAAAGTCGTACCTGCCGGACCCGGAGAGAACGCTGCGCGCGATCCGCGCGTCGATGGCGTTCTGA
- a CDS encoding ABC transporter substrate-binding protein: protein MGKKGMNRRQFLKLTGAGSLVAAAGTVGGGLVFPKGLWAATPKIKGPVKVGYQAVLSGTLAGYGEFHKMGAVMAVEEINAKGGIAGQKVEMEFRDSTLKPDDAIKNARYFVDSWGADFLAGIDSSGQALALAPVMAQLDRVLMVTHGATEKLTEEFVFKKGIKQIFRNCMPVYNDGHAAAIIAKDFPAVKWSTVSPKYEYGFTCWKMFQDTLKGLKPSAQFVAESWAPFGTTDFRSHINTIMDAKPDGFYSTEWAGELISFVRQAKDAGLFDKVKYVMFPVGAAMDVLEGLGKDMPDNIWISGRYFFMYPNSRENNDWVARFRTRWNHYPAYVSETGYSAIYAFKAAVEKAGSKDTKAVIAALEGMEQNSPAGKRVFRKEDHQAIYDVPWGQTKSDPKYPFKVMGAMKVLPAKEYFNRPPFEGPGTTPPFK, encoded by the coding sequence ATGGGAAAGAAGGGGATGAACAGGCGCCAGTTTCTCAAACTGACCGGGGCGGGTTCCCTGGTCGCGGCGGCGGGGACCGTGGGGGGAGGGCTCGTTTTCCCCAAAGGGTTGTGGGCCGCCACCCCGAAGATCAAGGGGCCGGTCAAGGTCGGCTACCAGGCGGTCCTCTCAGGGACGCTCGCCGGGTACGGCGAGTTCCACAAGATGGGCGCGGTGATGGCCGTCGAGGAGATCAACGCCAAGGGCGGGATCGCCGGGCAGAAGGTCGAGATGGAGTTCCGCGACTCGACGCTCAAGCCGGACGACGCGATCAAGAACGCCCGCTACTTCGTGGACAGCTGGGGCGCCGACTTCCTGGCCGGCATCGACTCCTCCGGGCAGGCTCTTGCGCTGGCCCCCGTGATGGCGCAGCTCGACAGGGTCCTGATGGTGACGCACGGCGCCACCGAGAAGCTCACCGAGGAGTTCGTCTTCAAGAAGGGGATCAAGCAGATCTTCCGGAACTGCATGCCCGTGTACAACGACGGGCACGCGGCGGCTATCATCGCGAAGGATTTCCCCGCCGTGAAGTGGTCCACCGTCAGCCCGAAGTACGAATACGGGTTCACCTGCTGGAAGATGTTCCAGGACACCCTCAAGGGGCTGAAGCCCTCCGCCCAGTTCGTCGCCGAGTCGTGGGCTCCCTTCGGCACCACGGATTTCCGCTCCCACATCAACACGATCATGGACGCCAAGCCCGACGGGTTCTACTCCACCGAGTGGGCTGGGGAGCTCATCTCCTTCGTGCGGCAGGCGAAGGATGCCGGCCTCTTCGACAAGGTCAAGTACGTCATGTTCCCGGTGGGGGCGGCCATGGACGTCCTGGAGGGGCTCGGGAAGGACATGCCCGACAACATCTGGATCTCGGGCCGGTATTTCTTCATGTACCCGAACAGCAGGGAGAACAACGACTGGGTGGCGCGCTTCCGGACGCGCTGGAACCATTACCCGGCCTACGTCTCCGAGACCGGCTACTCGGCGATCTACGCGTTCAAGGCGGCCGTGGAGAAGGCGGGGTCGAAGGACACCAAGGCGGTCATCGCGGCGCTGGAGGGGATGGAGCAGAACTCCCCGGCGGGCAAGCGGGTCTTCCGGAAAGAGGATCACCAGGCGATCTACGACGTCCCCTGGGGCCAGACGAAATCCGACCCGAAATACCCGTTCAAGGTCATGGGGGCGATGAAGGTCCTCCCGGCGAAGGAGTATTTCAACCGGCCGCCGTTCGAGGGGCCGGGGACGACGCCGCCCTTTAAATAA
- a CDS encoding thiamine pyrophosphate-dependent dehydrogenase E1 component subunit alpha, whose protein sequence is MTEPEIISVLRPDGTADPSLDPGLPDPELLSLYRHMVLLRAIDEKAVALQRSGRIGFFVPSTGQEACSIGAGHAVRDGDWIFPAYRDHGVGLMRGYPLAALVGQILGNTTDATRGRQMPNHWCDRSIHLVSVSSPVATQLPHAVGAAYAAKLRGERIAVLTTFGDGGTSTGDFHAAMNFTGVFRLPVVFFCENNRYAISLPVEDQTATGTLAEKARAYGLPGVRVDGNDVLAVRKVVADAMARSRAGEGGTLIEALTYRLGPHSTSDDPTVYRSEEEVAAWRGKDPIRRFAAFLKGRGLLEDPAAEEEGAKETVRRAIEAGEGAPPVPLSSMFEDVYAEIPWHLVEQRDSLLSGKG, encoded by the coding sequence ATGACGGAACCGGAGATTATATCGGTCCTACGACCGGACGGAACGGCAGATCCTTCACTCGATCCGGGGCTGCCCGATCCGGAGCTGCTGTCCCTCTATCGGCACATGGTGCTGCTGCGGGCGATCGACGAGAAGGCGGTCGCCCTGCAGCGTTCCGGCAGGATCGGCTTCTTCGTCCCTTCGACCGGCCAGGAGGCGTGTTCGATCGGGGCGGGGCACGCCGTGCGCGACGGGGACTGGATCTTTCCCGCGTACCGGGACCACGGGGTGGGGCTGATGCGGGGATACCCTCTCGCCGCGCTGGTCGGCCAGATCCTCGGGAACACCACGGACGCGACGCGGGGGCGGCAGATGCCGAACCATTGGTGCGACCGCTCCATCCACCTGGTGTCGGTCTCCTCCCCGGTGGCCACGCAGCTCCCCCATGCCGTCGGGGCGGCCTACGCGGCGAAGCTGCGCGGAGAGCGGATCGCCGTGCTCACCACCTTCGGCGACGGGGGGACCTCCACGGGAGATTTCCACGCGGCGATGAACTTCACCGGGGTCTTCCGGCTGCCGGTGGTCTTTTTCTGCGAGAACAACCGGTATGCCATCTCCCTTCCCGTGGAGGACCAGACGGCCACCGGGACGCTGGCGGAGAAGGCCCGGGCGTACGGTCTTCCCGGCGTCCGCGTCGACGGCAACGACGTGCTGGCGGTCCGCAAGGTGGTCGCGGACGCGATGGCCCGGTCGCGGGCCGGGGAAGGGGGCACGTTGATCGAGGCGCTCACCTACCGCCTCGGGCCGCACTCGACCTCCGACGACCCGACGGTCTACCGGTCCGAAGAGGAGGTGGCGGCCTGGCGCGGGAAGGACCCGATCCGGCGATTCGCCGCGTTCCTAAAGGGGCGGGGCCTGCTCGAAGACCCGGCCGCCGAGGAGGAGGGAGCGAAGGAGACCGTGCGCAGGGCGATCGAGGCGGGGGAGGGAGCGCCTCCCGTTCCGTTGTCCAGCATGTTCGAGGACGTCTACGCGGAAATTCCCTGGCACCTCGTCGAGCAGCGCGACTCCCTGCTCTCCGGAAAGGGGTGA